A single genomic interval of Microbacterium sp. zg-Y1090 harbors:
- a CDS encoding GIY-YIG nuclease family protein produces MSNFEDAMADLRGRRIAITDAPGVVPSAPGLYAIYGDKEAWNELRMTPHVDSPLYIGKAEDSLARRELQGHFAVNRSVRAQTGSSTVRRSFAALLRETLGLRGIPRNPDKPAHFSNYGLSREHDDLLTAWMHRHLAIAVWPASRVLDEPLADIERAIIRRWTPPLNLSGNPHPAPGLSAARARLAAEARAWGASDAAV; encoded by the coding sequence ATGTCGAACTTTGAAGATGCAATGGCGGACCTTCGTGGTCGGCGAATCGCGATCACCGACGCGCCTGGAGTTGTTCCGTCCGCGCCGGGGCTCTACGCCATCTACGGCGATAAGGAGGCCTGGAACGAGCTGCGGATGACCCCGCATGTCGACAGCCCGCTGTATATCGGGAAAGCCGAGGACAGTCTGGCTCGCCGCGAATTACAGGGGCACTTCGCTGTCAATAGATCTGTTCGTGCGCAGACCGGCAGCAGCACGGTACGCCGGTCCTTCGCGGCGCTTCTACGAGAAACGTTGGGCCTGCGAGGGATTCCGCGCAATCCCGATAAGCCGGCGCACTTCAGCAACTACGGCCTTTCCCGCGAACATGACGATTTACTGACCGCGTGGATGCACCGCCACCTCGCCATCGCAGTGTGGCCCGCGTCGCGAGTGCTCGACGAACCGCTCGCAGATATCGAGCGCGCCATCATCCGACGATGGACCCCACCACTCAACCTGTCCGGGAACCCGCACCCCGCGCCGGGACTCAGCGCTGCTCGCGCGCGCCTGGCTGCGGAAGCGAGAGCCTGGGGCGCGTCCGACGCCGCGGTGTAG
- a CDS encoding MFS transporter, with translation MLWSANALSNLADGLAFVSMPLLAASMTDDPRLVAGLATLYALVRLLVALPIGVWVDRRDRRTLLVAANLLRGVALLVLALTVQFGVSSLVVLYAAMAVVGALESAADSAAVAMLPSLVDRKRLDSANGRVAAAQLFCDEFAGPPLGGLLFALAAAAPVFAMGGLWAAAGLVALALPIRRSPQPQPDAEPARRSVYAEAREGIAWLARHRVVGILALIGALASVGYMLPFSILVLFAEERLGLNGTGYGLLLAFSALGGLLGSFLAPGCARGWDTGGRSRPACCSGR, from the coding sequence GTGCTCTGGAGCGCGAACGCTCTGTCGAACCTGGCCGATGGTCTCGCCTTCGTGTCGATGCCGCTGCTCGCGGCATCCATGACCGACGATCCGCGCCTGGTCGCAGGGCTGGCCACGCTCTACGCGCTGGTGCGTCTGCTGGTCGCGCTGCCGATCGGGGTCTGGGTCGACCGGCGGGACCGCCGCACCCTCCTCGTCGCGGCGAACTTGCTGCGAGGCGTTGCGTTGCTCGTTCTGGCGCTCACCGTTCAGTTCGGGGTCTCATCGCTGGTGGTCCTGTACGCGGCGATGGCCGTGGTCGGCGCGTTGGAGAGCGCGGCCGACAGCGCTGCCGTGGCCATGCTGCCTTCCCTCGTCGACCGGAAACGCCTCGACTCCGCGAACGGACGGGTCGCGGCCGCGCAGCTGTTCTGCGACGAGTTCGCCGGTCCTCCGCTCGGAGGCCTCCTGTTCGCGCTGGCAGCGGCCGCGCCCGTCTTCGCGATGGGCGGGCTCTGGGCGGCCGCAGGGCTCGTCGCCCTCGCGCTACCGATCCGGCGCTCGCCGCAGCCGCAGCCTGACGCCGAGCCCGCCCGGCGCTCGGTCTACGCCGAGGCGCGAGAAGGGATCGCCTGGCTCGCGCGGCACCGAGTCGTCGGCATCCTCGCGCTTATCGGAGCACTCGCGAGCGTCGGCTACATGCTGCCCTTCTCGATCCTCGTCCTGTTCGCCGAGGAGCGGCTCGGGCTGAACGGCACCGGCTACGGACTGCTGCTCGCCTTCTCTGCGCTCGGCGGGCTGCTCGGCTCGTTCCTCGCGCCCGGCTGCGCACGTGGCTGGGATACCGGTGGACGATCGCGGCCAGCCTGTTGCTCGGGGCGCTGA
- a CDS encoding DUF3626 domain-containing protein, which yields MPTRVLLHFHPDWPYRGATVLDAMASSGRYLSQFETGTSNGGLTAHPGGDRWRWESRLFNGRYDTTPADARPVYGAVDLGDMHGAAPRFGSAFLRLGPEASERATFCYPDSVFEPDRIAGVDELPALAERMLSEDLEPLDRYVEAHVHGGVTFANDVEAIVLDPCYRGTAVHAAAARLSEVDFHPGFRVTTGALDPAYRGPQYAALAASLADELTPDVIGAAARSGLHPAQSLKKVWHLLARYGRRADDRDG from the coding sequence GTGCCCACGAGAGTGCTCCTCCATTTCCATCCGGACTGGCCTTATCGCGGCGCAACAGTCCTCGACGCCATGGCGTCGAGCGGTCGGTACCTCTCTCAGTTCGAGACCGGCACGTCCAACGGAGGCCTCACCGCTCATCCCGGCGGCGACCGCTGGCGCTGGGAAAGCCGGCTCTTCAACGGCCGATACGACACGACACCCGCTGACGCTCGCCCGGTGTACGGCGCGGTCGACCTCGGAGACATGCACGGAGCCGCTCCGCGATTCGGCTCAGCGTTCCTCCGCCTTGGGCCCGAGGCGTCTGAACGAGCGACTTTCTGTTACCCCGATTCGGTGTTCGAACCGGACCGGATCGCTGGTGTGGATGAACTGCCGGCGCTCGCCGAGCGGATGCTGTCCGAAGACCTCGAACCATTGGATCGCTATGTCGAGGCGCACGTCCACGGCGGCGTCACCTTCGCAAACGATGTCGAGGCGATCGTTCTCGACCCCTGTTATCGAGGAACGGCCGTTCATGCGGCAGCGGCGCGCCTTTCCGAGGTTGACTTCCATCCCGGCTTCCGCGTCACGACCGGCGCGCTTGACCCCGCATACCGAGGGCCGCAGTACGCAGCTCTCGCGGCATCCCTCGCGGATGAGTTGACGCCCGACGTCATCGGGGCCGCCGCCCGTTCAGGACTCCACCCCGCGCAATCCCTTAAGAAGGTGTGGCACCTGCTCGCACGGTATGGCCGACGCGCTGACGACCGAGACGGCTAG
- a CDS encoding helix-turn-helix transcriptional regulator — translation MTTTSRLLNLLSLLQSRRDWPGAVLADRLQISHRTVRRDVDRLREMGYRIEATMGPDGGYRLDAGSELPPLLFDDDQVVALAVALQAATVAGAGIEEAALRALTTVRQVMPSRVRQRLDAIAFTTVPRPGDGPAASASPEVLIALSSAVRAHEVLRFDYATPGASGGLGPDADVARPRRVEPHHLVASQGRWYLVAWDLDVEDWRLFRADRITPRALTRLAFAPREIPGGDAAAFVAGRFMGSEDGSGWPCVGTVVLHLPAEAVLPFAGDGVVEALGPDRCRYTAGSWSWVALAASLGRFDADIEAVEPRELGEAFAQLAGRFATASGAPAVS, via the coding sequence ATGACGACGACCTCCCGGCTGCTGAACCTGCTGTCGCTGCTGCAGAGCAGGCGTGACTGGCCGGGCGCCGTGCTCGCCGACCGGCTGCAGATCAGTCACCGCACGGTGCGCCGCGACGTCGACCGGCTGCGCGAGATGGGCTACCGCATCGAGGCGACCATGGGCCCCGACGGCGGATACCGACTGGATGCCGGCAGTGAGCTGCCGCCCTTGCTGTTCGACGACGACCAGGTCGTGGCGCTGGCCGTCGCGCTGCAGGCGGCGACCGTGGCCGGAGCGGGCATCGAAGAGGCCGCGCTGCGGGCACTCACCACCGTGCGGCAGGTGATGCCGTCGCGGGTGCGCCAGCGCCTGGATGCCATCGCCTTCACCACCGTGCCCCGCCCCGGCGACGGCCCCGCGGCATCCGCGTCGCCCGAGGTGCTCATCGCGCTGTCGAGCGCCGTCCGCGCGCATGAGGTGCTGCGGTTCGACTACGCGACCCCGGGCGCGTCCGGTGGTTTGGGGCCGGATGCCGATGTGGCGCGGCCGCGGCGGGTGGAGCCGCACCACCTCGTCGCGTCACAGGGCCGCTGGTACCTCGTGGCGTGGGACCTCGACGTCGAGGACTGGCGCCTCTTCCGCGCCGATCGCATCACGCCGCGCGCGCTGACGCGGCTGGCGTTCGCACCGCGCGAGATTCCCGGCGGGGATGCCGCGGCGTTCGTAGCTGGGCGGTTCATGGGGTCGGAGGACGGCTCCGGGTGGCCGTGCGTGGGGACGGTGGTACTCCATCTGCCCGCCGAGGCGGTGCTCCCGTTCGCCGGGGACGGCGTGGTGGAGGCACTGGGACCGGACCGTTGCCGGTACACGGCGGGGTCGTGGTCGTGGGTGGCGCTCGCGGCGTCGCTGGGGCGGTTCGACGCGGACATCGAGGCGGTGGAGCCGCGCGAGCTGGGTGAGGCGTTCGCACAGCTGGCAGGTCGGTTTGCGACGGCGAGCGGAGCACCGGCGGTCTCCTGA
- a CDS encoding VOC family protein yields MSITTTTHLNFRGDARAALEFYRSVFGGDLSIATYGDFGMPAEAPGASNVVFGQLESENGFRVMAYDIPGATGGSAATAGTTRRENGVTLTDQPFFVSVRGDALDEVQGYWVALSVGASIVEPLAASAWSPGFGMLTDRFGVTWILDVAASDNGH; encoded by the coding sequence ATGAGCATCACCACGACCACCCACCTGAATTTCCGCGGCGACGCCCGCGCGGCCCTGGAGTTCTATCGCTCCGTGTTCGGCGGCGACCTCTCGATCGCCACGTACGGCGATTTCGGGATGCCCGCCGAAGCTCCGGGTGCCTCGAACGTCGTGTTCGGGCAACTCGAGAGCGAGAACGGATTCCGCGTCATGGCCTATGACATCCCGGGCGCGACGGGCGGCTCGGCGGCGACGGCGGGCACGACGCGACGCGAGAACGGCGTCACCCTCACCGACCAGCCGTTCTTCGTCTCGGTGCGCGGCGACGCGCTCGACGAGGTGCAGGGCTACTGGGTGGCCCTCTCGGTCGGCGCCTCGATCGTCGAGCCGCTCGCGGCATCGGCCTGGAGCCCCGGATTCGGCATGCTCACCGACCGCTTCGGCGTGACCTGGATCCTCGACGTCGCCGCCTCAGACAACGGCCACTGA
- a CDS encoding ATP-binding protein has translation MRAWKPPLLPRAWRSSDQPPFVAREEELDAVVSVWPDVVSGAVHCVFVTGEPGVGKTRLIAEAATRLSAHGAAVFAGSCVAEFGAPFEPLDAPLRRLLDLVRGATATDAASRLIRQAITADRAEPGPEARDPGDQHRLATAIVGLLSEAAESRPIVIVLDDLHWADEAALRLLPRMIAGLEDSSVLLLGGVRSTHPDRSAVVDRVLANLSSFEGVRRISLQTLTPDEVLAYVRTRSTASDADLLEVATRLRFLTGGNPFLLREAWRYAGDIAGPDVAGISLPESVNDLPYTRLDTIDPAQRHLLEAAAVLGMDVVSDELAAISGEPAETVLDALDRALAAGLLEAPHGAGDDLRFPHAIARQAVLDGIPARDRPALHARAAAMLEQRAPAPARLTQRLAYHYVHALDLGFRDEAVLYTAAAAELAASRIAYEEAARLFEQAADLTQSPSRRDELRLAAARNWLLAADFARARALAERVCALGTRSISCAARSSTKKRPGGRASTVGGRWSC, from the coding sequence ATGCGGGCCTGGAAACCGCCGCTCTTGCCCCGCGCATGGCGCAGCTCCGATCAGCCGCCGTTCGTCGCGCGGGAAGAGGAACTGGATGCCGTGGTCTCGGTGTGGCCCGACGTGGTGAGCGGGGCGGTGCACTGCGTCTTCGTCACGGGAGAGCCGGGAGTCGGCAAGACCAGGCTCATCGCCGAAGCAGCGACCCGGCTCAGCGCGCACGGTGCCGCCGTCTTCGCAGGCTCGTGCGTCGCCGAGTTCGGTGCGCCGTTCGAGCCGCTCGACGCCCCGTTGCGCAGGCTGCTGGACCTTGTCCGGGGGGCGACGGCGACGGATGCCGCCAGCCGCTTGATACGCCAGGCCATCACGGCGGACCGCGCGGAGCCCGGGCCGGAGGCACGGGACCCGGGCGATCAGCACCGGCTGGCGACGGCGATCGTCGGTCTGCTGAGTGAGGCCGCCGAGAGCCGGCCCATCGTGATCGTCCTGGACGATCTGCACTGGGCCGATGAGGCCGCGCTGCGGCTGCTGCCCAGGATGATCGCCGGACTCGAGGACAGCTCGGTGCTGCTGCTCGGCGGAGTGCGTTCCACGCATCCGGACCGCTCAGCGGTCGTGGACCGGGTCCTGGCGAACCTCTCGTCCTTCGAAGGAGTGCGGCGCATCTCGCTGCAGACGCTGACGCCGGACGAGGTGCTCGCCTATGTGCGCACCCGGTCGACGGCATCCGACGCAGACCTGCTCGAGGTGGCGACGCGACTGCGGTTCTTGACGGGAGGCAACCCCTTTCTGCTGCGCGAGGCGTGGCGCTATGCCGGCGACATCGCCGGCCCCGATGTCGCCGGCATCTCCTTGCCCGAGTCGGTCAACGATCTGCCGTACACGAGGCTGGACACGATCGATCCCGCGCAGCGCCATCTTCTCGAGGCAGCAGCGGTGCTGGGCATGGACGTGGTCTCCGACGAGTTGGCCGCGATCTCCGGGGAACCGGCCGAGACGGTGCTGGATGCGCTCGACCGGGCCCTGGCGGCGGGACTGCTCGAAGCGCCCCATGGTGCAGGCGACGACCTGCGCTTTCCGCACGCGATCGCGCGGCAGGCGGTGCTCGACGGCATTCCCGCGCGAGACCGGCCGGCACTGCACGCACGCGCGGCCGCGATGCTCGAGCAGCGTGCACCCGCCCCCGCCCGGCTGACGCAGCGGCTCGCCTACCACTACGTGCATGCCCTCGACCTGGGCTTTCGGGACGAGGCGGTTTTGTACACGGCTGCGGCGGCGGAGCTCGCGGCATCCAGAATCGCGTACGAAGAGGCGGCGCGACTGTTCGAGCAGGCGGCGGACCTGACCCAGTCGCCGAGCCGGCGCGACGAGCTGCGCCTGGCGGCAGCGCGCAACTGGCTACTGGCGGCCGATTTCGCCCGAGCGCGCGCTCTCGCCGAGCGGGTCTGCGCGCTGGGTACCCGCTCGATCAGCTGCGCGGCGCGATCCAGTACGAAGAAGCGACCTGGCGGCCGGGCATCCACGGTGGGCGGGCGGTGGAGCTGCTGA
- a CDS encoding helix-turn-helix transcriptional regulator, translated as MIKRELGQLAPVRGVITGTESPHEHWAPGLLGLYTEFEMRRPAARMLAWLLDQDAAVRHESAEWPAVLALLTEAAVFLEDRDAAARLRPLMLEYAGLNLMSGYFVSCFGSADRYLGQLDGLLDSGDPQTSFDAALALDDRLGAALDAAHTRTALAHWLISRDARSRDALVLAERVRADATAAGWARVLRAVERDARLRGRADGLTPREIEILRLIDQGLTNRAIAAQLFISEHTVANHMRSIFTKTSSSNRSHAVRYARDEGLM; from the coding sequence ATGATCAAGCGAGAACTCGGACAGCTCGCGCCCGTGCGAGGGGTCATCACCGGAACCGAATCACCCCACGAGCATTGGGCGCCCGGGCTGCTCGGCCTGTACACGGAGTTCGAGATGAGGCGGCCGGCGGCGAGGATGCTGGCGTGGCTGCTGGATCAGGACGCCGCGGTGCGGCACGAGTCTGCGGAGTGGCCGGCCGTGCTGGCACTGCTCACGGAGGCTGCGGTGTTCCTCGAGGACCGTGACGCGGCGGCGAGGCTGCGACCCCTGATGCTGGAGTACGCCGGTCTGAACCTCATGTCGGGCTACTTCGTCTCGTGCTTCGGTTCGGCGGACCGCTACCTCGGACAGCTCGATGGTCTGCTGGATTCCGGCGACCCGCAGACCTCTTTCGACGCTGCGCTGGCGCTGGACGATCGGCTCGGCGCGGCACTGGATGCCGCCCACACCCGCACGGCCCTGGCCCACTGGCTGATCTCGCGCGATGCCCGTTCGCGGGACGCGCTCGTCCTCGCCGAACGCGTGCGGGCGGATGCCACCGCCGCAGGCTGGGCCCGCGTGCTGCGCGCGGTCGAGCGGGATGCGAGGCTTCGTGGTCGCGCCGACGGGCTGACCCCCCGCGAGATCGAGATCCTCCGTCTGATCGATCAGGGCCTGACCAATCGCGCCATCGCCGCGCAGCTGTTCATCAGCGAGCACACCGTGGCCAACCACATGCGCAGCATCTTCACCAAGACCTCGAGTTCCAACCGATCCCATGCCGTCCGCTACGCCCGGGATGAGGGCCTGATGTGA
- a CDS encoding DUF4242 domain-containing protein encodes MPYFVIERTFAEPVALPVDAADDINLINDEEDVRWVFSYLSLDRTKTYCLYEAPSAEAIRAAAERAGLPADSVIEVAGRVMPNGHLIEAE; translated from the coding sequence ATGCCGTACTTCGTCATCGAGCGGACCTTCGCCGAACCGGTGGCCCTGCCCGTGGATGCCGCGGACGATATCAACCTCATCAACGATGAAGAAGATGTGCGGTGGGTGTTCTCCTATCTCTCGCTCGACCGCACCAAGACCTACTGTCTCTACGAGGCGCCCTCGGCAGAGGCGATCCGCGCCGCCGCCGAGCGGGCCGGCCTCCCTGCGGACAGCGTGATCGAAGTCGCCGGCCGCGTCATGCCCAATGGCCACCTCATCGAAGCGGAGTAG
- a CDS encoding type II toxin-antitoxin system death-on-curing family toxin, whose product MTDYLEPTDVEDLIELVDFHLRERNLLLSALAAPLPVFGEEVYPALHDKAAALMIAINRDHPLSDGNKRLSWLVAKAFLALNGHHLAADNIRDGDEFVRAVADGRLGFVEVADWIDTHTTRL is encoded by the coding sequence GTGACGGATTACCTCGAGCCCACCGACGTTGAAGACCTCATCGAGTTGGTGGATTTCCACCTTCGCGAGAGAAATCTTCTGCTCTCAGCGCTTGCCGCGCCGCTGCCCGTTTTTGGCGAAGAGGTCTATCCAGCGCTCCACGACAAGGCTGCCGCGTTGATGATCGCCATCAATCGCGATCACCCTCTCTCGGACGGGAACAAGCGACTCTCCTGGCTGGTCGCGAAGGCGTTCCTTGCCCTCAACGGGCATCATCTGGCTGCCGACAATATTCGCGACGGTGACGAATTCGTTCGGGCAGTGGCGGACGGTCGGCTGGGGTTCGTAGAAGTGGCCGACTGGATCGACACCCACACAACGAGACTGTAG
- a CDS encoding CPBP family intramembrane glutamic endopeptidase — protein MTAQTDTLAPGVEYHRVLAGDQRRIGRGILAIVLLIGGMFFLNILFAAVAVMVNSVQHDGGAAYTPLLHAAGMASVALLTPWSMLIQRWLYGVKGASLHSVFSRFRFDLFAKALLLVVPAWSIVSVVLYWSPLPEASWSHTDVLWFLLATILLTPLQGAGEEYGFRGLIFRVAGGWARGAGAGLVLGIVVSSVLFAIVHLSTDVWLNAWYLVFAVGLSLITWRTGGIEIAIVLHAMFNTVNFVFDVALRVDIGTAYDRSAGVASVETLVPMAVIVVAVVVVWVRTRGVGVVRVPVNAEARGVAVGAV, from the coding sequence ATGACCGCCCAGACCGACACCCTCGCCCCCGGGGTCGAATACCACCGCGTGCTCGCCGGCGACCAGCGGCGCATCGGTCGCGGCATCCTCGCGATCGTGTTGCTGATCGGCGGGATGTTCTTCCTCAACATCCTCTTCGCCGCTGTCGCGGTGATGGTGAACTCGGTTCAGCACGACGGCGGCGCGGCCTATACGCCGCTGCTGCACGCGGCGGGGATGGCGTCGGTGGCGCTGCTGACCCCGTGGAGCATGCTCATCCAGCGGTGGCTGTACGGCGTGAAGGGCGCGTCGCTGCACTCGGTGTTCTCACGCTTCAGGTTCGACCTGTTCGCAAAGGCGCTGCTGCTCGTGGTTCCGGCGTGGAGCATCGTGTCGGTCGTGCTGTACTGGTCACCGCTGCCCGAGGCCAGTTGGAGCCACACGGATGTGCTGTGGTTCCTGCTCGCCACGATCCTGCTCACGCCGCTGCAGGGCGCAGGTGAGGAGTACGGCTTCCGCGGACTGATCTTCCGCGTCGCCGGCGGGTGGGCGCGCGGAGCCGGGGCGGGGCTCGTGCTCGGCATCGTCGTCTCGAGCGTGCTGTTCGCCATCGTCCACCTCTCGACCGACGTGTGGCTGAACGCCTGGTACCTCGTCTTCGCCGTGGGGCTGTCGCTGATCACCTGGCGCACCGGCGGTATCGAGATCGCGATCGTGCTGCACGCGATGTTCAACACGGTGAACTTCGTGTTCGATGTGGCACTGCGCGTGGACATCGGCACCGCCTACGACCGCTCCGCGGGCGTGGCCTCGGTGGAGACGTTGGTGCCGATGGCCGTGATCGTTGTGGCTGTCGTGGTGGTGTGGGTCCGGACGCGGGGTGTTGGGGTGGTGCGGGTGCCGGTGAATGCTGAGGCTCGCGGGGTGGCGGTGGGGGCGGTCTAG